Proteins from one Microbacterium hatanonis genomic window:
- the ddaH gene encoding dimethylargininase has product MSTNETAAPAAQSERIAQHRRYLMCRPQHFTVSYSINPWMEPSRPTDTDVALRQWQTLYDTYLALGHEVELIDPLEGLPDMVYTANGGFLIDGIAYGAKFRFAERAAEGPAFMEWFRDNGYTVAEPAEVNEGEGDFLLVGDTILAGTGFRSTGDSHREVGEVFGKEVVSLTLTDPRFYHLDTAISVLDPVQGPSTGSGAGGVERANIAYLPSAFDEEGRGILAERYPDAIQVDDADGAVFGLNSASDGRNVLISPRAKGFEAQLRERGYNPVLIDLSELLLGGGGIKCCTLELRGGTR; this is encoded by the coding sequence ATGTCCACGAACGAAACCGCCGCCCCCGCCGCTCAGTCCGAGCGCATCGCGCAGCACCGCCGGTACCTCATGTGCCGGCCCCAGCACTTCACGGTCAGTTACAGCATCAACCCGTGGATGGAGCCGAGCCGGCCCACCGACACCGACGTGGCGCTGCGCCAGTGGCAGACGCTCTACGACACCTACCTCGCGCTCGGTCACGAGGTCGAGCTCATAGACCCGCTCGAGGGCCTGCCCGACATGGTCTACACCGCCAACGGGGGCTTCCTCATCGACGGCATCGCGTACGGCGCGAAGTTCCGCTTCGCCGAGCGTGCGGCGGAGGGACCCGCCTTCATGGAGTGGTTCCGCGACAACGGCTACACGGTCGCCGAGCCTGCCGAGGTGAACGAGGGCGAGGGCGACTTCCTGCTCGTCGGCGACACGATCCTCGCCGGCACCGGTTTCCGCTCGACCGGGGACAGCCACCGCGAGGTGGGAGAGGTCTTCGGCAAGGAGGTCGTGTCGCTCACGCTCACCGACCCGCGCTTCTACCACCTCGACACGGCGATCTCGGTGCTCGACCCCGTTCAGGGCCCTTCGACAGGCTCAGGGGCCGGCGGAGTGGAGCGGGCGAACATCGCCTACCTGCCGAGCGCGTTCGACGAGGAGGGCCGCGGCATCCTCGCCGAGCGCTACCCCGACGCGATCCAGGTCGACGACGCCGACGGCGCGGTCTTCGGGCTCAACTCCGCGAGCGACGGCCGGAACGTGCTGATCTCGCCCCGGGCGAAGGGCTTCGAGGCCCAGCTCCGCGAGCGCGGCTACAACCCGGTGCTGATCGATCTGTCGGAGCTGCTCCTCGGCGGCGGCGGCATCAAGTGCTGCACGCTCGAGCTGCGCGGAGGCACGCGATGA
- the rocD gene encoding ornithine--oxo-acid transaminase, translating into MSTSTDTGTLRIITAEDEHLAHNYHPLPVVIARGEGAWVTDVEGKRYLDLLSAYSALNFGHGHPAILAAAQEQLGRLTLTSRAYHNDRLGPFAAALAELCGKDLVLPMNTGAEAVETGIKVARAWAYRIKGVAADAAKIVVANGNFHGRTTTIVGFSDDPVAYEGFGPYAPGFVHVPFGDAAAIEAAIDENTAAVLIEPIQGEAGVIIPPEGYLRAVRELCTARGVLFIADEIQSGLGRVGTTFACDREGVVPDVYLLGKALGGGILPLSAVVADRDVLGVIRPGEHGSTFGGNPLAAAVGLQVVEMLASGEFQTRAAALGEHLAERLDALVGHGVTAVRVAGLWAGVDIDPAVGTGREVAERMLARGVLVKDTHGQTIRLAPPLVVRGTELDWAVEQLRHVLAA; encoded by the coding sequence ATGAGCACCTCGACCGACACCGGAACCCTGCGGATCATCACCGCGGAGGACGAGCACCTCGCCCACAACTACCACCCCCTGCCCGTGGTGATCGCGCGGGGCGAGGGCGCCTGGGTCACCGACGTCGAGGGCAAGCGCTACCTCGACCTCCTCTCCGCCTACTCCGCGCTCAATTTCGGGCACGGTCACCCCGCCATCCTCGCGGCGGCGCAGGAGCAGCTCGGCCGCCTCACTCTCACGAGCCGGGCGTACCACAACGACCGACTCGGCCCCTTCGCCGCCGCGCTCGCCGAGCTGTGCGGCAAAGACCTCGTGCTGCCGATGAACACCGGCGCCGAGGCGGTCGAGACGGGCATCAAGGTCGCCCGTGCGTGGGCGTACCGGATCAAGGGCGTCGCCGCAGACGCCGCGAAGATCGTCGTGGCGAACGGCAACTTCCACGGCCGCACGACGACCATCGTCGGCTTCAGCGACGACCCCGTCGCGTACGAGGGCTTCGGCCCCTACGCTCCGGGGTTCGTGCACGTGCCGTTCGGCGATGCCGCGGCGATCGAGGCCGCGATCGACGAGAACACCGCTGCTGTGCTGATCGAGCCGATCCAGGGCGAGGCGGGCGTGATCATCCCGCCCGAGGGGTACCTCCGGGCCGTGCGCGAGCTCTGCACCGCGCGAGGCGTGCTGTTCATCGCCGATGAGATCCAGTCGGGGCTCGGCCGGGTCGGCACGACCTTCGCCTGCGACCGCGAGGGCGTCGTGCCCGACGTCTACCTCCTGGGCAAGGCGCTGGGCGGCGGCATCCTGCCGCTGTCGGCTGTCGTCGCCGACCGCGACGTGCTGGGGGTCATCCGCCCGGGTGAGCACGGCTCGACCTTCGGCGGCAACCCGCTCGCCGCAGCCGTCGGCCTGCAGGTCGTCGAGATGCTGGCGTCGGGGGAGTTCCAGACCCGCGCCGCCGCCCTCGGCGAGCACCTCGCCGAGCGTCTCGACGCACTCGTCGGTCACGGCGTGACGGCGGTGCGCGTCGCCGGCCTGTGGGCGGGCGTCGACATCGATCCGGCCGTCGGCACCGGGCGCGAGGTGGCCGAACGGATGCTGGCGCGCGGCGTGCTCGTCAAGGACACCCACGGCCAGACGATCCGCCTCGCCCCGCCGCTGGTCGTCCGGGGCACGGAGCTCGACTGGGCGGTCGAGCAGCTGCGTCACGTCCTGGCGGCCTGA
- a CDS encoding molybdopterin-dependent oxidoreductase, translating to MPVVTRPSPLLPALAGVASVALAAGAGELVAGLVAPASSPFAAVGGALIDLAPSWAKDTAIALFGTSDKIALLVGIGIVAAILAAGAGVLEARRPPWGRFLVLAVGIGGAIVAATRPDASVASWFPAALAGAIGAIAIRYLARSAVRSREAAARTDEGPADPGRRGFFVWAGAVTATGVVLAIAGSAVRAGAQAVTAARDAIRLPTPASRAPAVAAGAELGIDGLTPVITPNADFYRIDTALVVPQVSTSDWSLRIHGMVEQEVTITWDELLALPLEESITTLTCVSNEVGGDLIGNAVWLGYPIRELLALARPSADADMVLSRSIDGFTASSPIEALTDERDAILAVGMNGEPLPTEHGFPVRMVVPGLYGYVSATKWVTELEVTRFDAATSYWTDRGWSERGPIKLESRIDVPRRSASLSAGDTVIAGVAWQQHVGVSGVEVQIDDGEWQQATLASAISDDTWVQWSLPWQAASGTHRLTVRATNSDGETQTPDRADVVPDGATGWHSVEVSVR from the coding sequence ATGCCCGTCGTGACCCGGCCTTCTCCGCTGCTGCCCGCCCTCGCCGGCGTGGCTTCGGTCGCGCTCGCCGCGGGTGCGGGCGAACTCGTCGCGGGACTCGTCGCCCCGGCATCGAGCCCGTTCGCCGCGGTCGGCGGCGCGCTGATCGACCTCGCGCCGTCGTGGGCGAAGGACACCGCCATCGCGCTCTTCGGCACGAGCGACAAGATCGCGCTCCTCGTCGGCATCGGTATCGTGGCCGCGATCCTGGCGGCCGGCGCCGGGGTGCTGGAGGCGCGCCGCCCGCCCTGGGGCCGATTCCTCGTGCTCGCCGTCGGCATCGGCGGCGCGATCGTCGCCGCGACCCGCCCCGACGCCTCGGTCGCCTCCTGGTTCCCCGCCGCCCTGGCCGGTGCGATCGGCGCGATCGCGATCCGGTACCTGGCCCGCTCGGCGGTGCGGTCTCGGGAGGCCGCGGCACGGACCGACGAGGGCCCCGCCGATCCCGGCCGCCGCGGATTCTTCGTCTGGGCGGGAGCGGTCACGGCGACCGGTGTCGTGCTCGCCATCGCCGGCAGCGCCGTGCGGGCCGGCGCGCAGGCCGTCACCGCCGCGCGCGACGCGATCCGTCTGCCGACGCCCGCCTCGCGCGCGCCGGCGGTGGCCGCGGGGGCCGAGCTCGGGATCGACGGGCTCACGCCGGTCATCACCCCGAACGCGGACTTCTACCGCATCGACACCGCCCTGGTCGTCCCCCAGGTGTCGACGTCCGACTGGTCGCTGCGCATCCACGGCATGGTCGAGCAGGAAGTGACGATCACCTGGGACGAACTCCTCGCCCTCCCGCTCGAGGAGAGCATCACCACGCTCACCTGCGTGTCGAACGAGGTCGGCGGCGACCTCATCGGCAACGCCGTGTGGCTGGGCTACCCGATCCGCGAGCTGCTCGCCCTCGCGCGGCCCAGCGCCGACGCCGACATGGTGCTGTCCCGCTCCATCGACGGGTTCACGGCGTCGTCGCCGATCGAGGCCCTCACCGACGAGCGCGATGCGATCCTCGCCGTCGGCATGAACGGCGAGCCCCTGCCGACCGAGCACGGCTTCCCCGTGCGGATGGTCGTGCCCGGCCTCTACGGCTACGTCTCGGCCACCAAGTGGGTGACCGAGTTGGAGGTGACCCGCTTCGACGCGGCGACCTCGTACTGGACCGATCGCGGCTGGTCGGAGCGCGGACCGATCAAGCTCGAGTCTCGCATCGACGTCCCTCGGCGCAGCGCGTCGCTCAGTGCCGGCGACACGGTCATCGCCGGGGTCGCGTGGCAGCAGCACGTGGGTGTCTCGGGCGTCGAGGTGCAGATCGACGACGGCGAGTGGCAGCAGGCCACCCTGGCGTCGGCGATCAGCGATGACACCTGGGTGCAGTGGAGCCTGCCGTGGCAGGCCGCATCCGGAACCCACCGCCTGACCGTGCGCGCGACGAACTCCGACGGCGAGACCCAGACCCCCGACCGTGCCGACGTCGTGCCCGACGGCGCGACGGGCTGGCACTCGGTCGAGGTCAGCGTGCGTTGA
- a CDS encoding response regulator: protein MIRVLVVDDDALAVELHTAYVERVEGFVVVGHAAGARAALTALTDRARAIDLVLLDMTMPDGGGLDVVRHLRAAGSRVDVIAVTAVRDSDNVRAAVSAGIVHYLIKPFTFAAFRERLEAYRAYVEGLERAAGSTTQSEVDALLGSLRAAPTPLPKGLSDETLAVVAERVRGSARPLSSTDVAEAEGMSRVTARRYLEHLADTGRARRESRYGGPGRPEITYAWTR, encoded by the coding sequence GTGATCCGGGTGCTCGTCGTCGACGACGACGCCCTCGCCGTCGAACTGCACACGGCCTACGTCGAGCGCGTCGAGGGCTTCGTCGTCGTCGGTCACGCAGCGGGGGCGCGGGCGGCATTGACCGCGCTGACCGACCGGGCCCGCGCGATCGACCTCGTGCTGCTGGATATGACGATGCCCGACGGCGGGGGCCTCGACGTCGTCCGCCACCTGCGTGCCGCCGGATCGCGGGTCGATGTCATCGCCGTCACCGCGGTGCGCGACTCCGACAACGTGCGCGCGGCGGTGTCGGCCGGGATCGTGCACTACCTCATCAAGCCCTTCACGTTCGCCGCCTTCCGGGAGCGCCTCGAGGCCTACCGCGCCTACGTGGAAGGACTCGAACGTGCCGCCGGGAGCACGACGCAGTCGGAGGTCGACGCCCTCCTCGGGTCGCTCCGCGCCGCGCCCACCCCGCTGCCGAAGGGCCTCTCGGACGAGACGCTCGCCGTCGTCGCCGAGCGCGTGCGGGGATCCGCGCGCCCCCTGTCGTCGACCGACGTGGCAGAGGCCGAGGGCATGTCGCGCGTCACCGCCCGCCGCTATCTCGAGCACCTCGCCGACACCGGACGCGCACGGCGCGAGTCGCGCTACGGCGGCCCGGGCCGCCCGGAGATCACCTACGCCTGGACGCGCTGA
- a CDS encoding sensor histidine kinase, whose product MQLSFSARLSLAALAAVIVLAGALAAILAFQLSDSGRRETAAVTSALAETLSRDPSVPGLVRARDSAALQPFAEAVMDEAHVSFITFMTPEGVRLTHRDPAEIGRPYLGSREEALAGESLTEIYEGTLGPSMRTIVPVRDDGEIVGLLSVGETLGSVEAELAPRVPVIVAASAAIVALGVLGALFVRRSARRVTGTLTPDALGRMVENYETVLHSIREGLIVTDASGRIRMYNDEAADLLDLPPARSGLIDVDPADLVVDAALREALMSGRRVVEETIANGDRVLLVNQEEARDLTGQRAGQRGRVMTLRDRSELQALVGELDGVRQLTETLRSQTHEHGNRLHTVLALLELGRIDDAQRLIIESTEGRQGLADRLIAGSDDAVVLALLLGKLDDAAEHGVHLELDVDEPTPRLPFSAAETVTVIGNLIDNALDAANTGPQPAWARLGLHARADLIELVVADSGSGFDPALADPFAFGASTKHPDADGSRGVGLALVRDVVTARGGTISITTAPTTVTVTVGRISP is encoded by the coding sequence ATGCAGCTGAGCTTCAGCGCTCGCCTCTCCCTCGCCGCCCTCGCCGCCGTAATCGTTCTCGCCGGCGCCCTCGCGGCGATCCTCGCGTTCCAGCTGTCCGACTCCGGTCGGCGCGAGACGGCCGCGGTCACGAGCGCGCTCGCCGAGACGCTCTCGCGCGATCCCAGCGTCCCGGGGCTCGTGCGCGCTCGCGACTCGGCGGCCTTGCAGCCCTTCGCCGAGGCCGTCATGGACGAGGCCCATGTGTCGTTCATCACGTTCATGACGCCCGAGGGTGTGCGCCTGACCCATCGCGATCCGGCCGAGATCGGCCGCCCGTACCTCGGCTCGCGGGAGGAGGCGCTCGCCGGCGAGAGCCTCACCGAGATCTACGAGGGCACGCTCGGACCGTCGATGCGCACGATCGTGCCCGTCCGCGACGACGGCGAGATCGTGGGGCTGCTCTCGGTCGGAGAGACCCTCGGGTCGGTCGAGGCCGAGCTCGCGCCCCGCGTGCCCGTGATCGTGGCGGCATCGGCGGCGATCGTCGCGCTGGGAGTGCTGGGCGCCCTGTTCGTGCGCCGGTCGGCGCGGCGCGTGACCGGCACGCTGACCCCCGACGCGCTCGGCCGCATGGTCGAGAACTACGAGACCGTGCTGCACTCGATCCGCGAGGGGCTCATCGTCACCGACGCGTCCGGCCGCATCCGCATGTACAACGACGAGGCCGCCGATCTGCTCGATCTGCCGCCCGCACGGTCCGGTCTCATCGACGTCGATCCGGCCGACCTCGTGGTCGATGCCGCGCTGCGCGAAGCCCTGATGAGCGGGCGACGCGTGGTCGAGGAGACCATCGCCAACGGCGATCGCGTGCTGCTGGTGAACCAGGAGGAGGCGCGCGATCTCACCGGGCAGCGCGCCGGCCAGCGCGGGCGGGTCATGACCCTCCGCGACCGCTCCGAGCTGCAGGCGCTCGTCGGCGAGCTCGACGGCGTGCGCCAGCTCACCGAGACCCTGCGCTCCCAGACCCACGAGCACGGCAACCGCCTCCACACCGTGCTCGCCCTGCTCGAACTGGGCCGCATCGACGACGCGCAACGCCTCATCATCGAGTCGACCGAGGGCCGTCAAGGACTCGCCGACCGTCTGATCGCGGGGAGCGACGACGCGGTCGTGCTGGCACTGCTGCTCGGCAAGCTCGACGATGCCGCCGAACACGGCGTGCACCTCGAGCTCGACGTCGACGAGCCGACACCGCGCCTGCCCTTCTCCGCCGCCGAGACGGTGACGGTCATCGGCAACCTGATCGACAACGCCCTGGATGCGGCGAACACGGGCCCTCAGCCGGCCTGGGCGCGGCTGGGCCTCCACGCCCGCGCCGACCTGATCGAGCTGGTCGTCGCCGACAGCGGCAGCGGTTTCGACCCCGCCCTCGCCGACCCGTTCGCGTTCGGGGCCTCGACGAAGCATCCCGACGCCGACGGGTCGCGCGGGGTCGGGCTCGCTCTGGTGCGCGATGTGGTCACGGCGCGGGGCGGGACCATCTCGATCACGACCGCGCCGACCACGGTGACCGTGACCGTCGGGCGGATCTCACCGTGA
- a CDS encoding cation:dicarboxylate symporter family transporter, protein MAFSLRTTRDGRIPRRIDRNHWLYIAVIVAVALGIIVGLAAPGIAVQLEPVGKAFVNLIKMMIAPVIFCTIVVGIGSIAKAATVGKIGGLAMIYFLIMSSFALVIGLVVGNIIHPGEGLDIGSSSYQVEGEAKSTTDFVLGIIPTTFFSAFTGGSILQVLFVALLVGFALQAMGERGARIVESVRSFQVLVFRILGMILWLAPLGAFGAIAAVVGKTGVQAIFSLGILMFAFYLTCFLFISIVLGTLLLVVARINIFQLMKYLAREYLLIVGTSSSEAALPRLIAKMEHLGVTKPVVGITVPTGYSFNLDGTAIYLTMASLFIASAMGQPMALGEQIGLMVFMIIASKGAAGVTGAGLATLAGGLQAYRPDLVDGVGVIVGIDRFMSEARAVTNFTGNAVATVLIGTWTKQYDASRGREVLAGRLPFDEAMLTGDGHGPAVSAAKDVAAGDEVTVDTQALDAFRARAAAGAAPKGDA, encoded by the coding sequence ATGGCCTTCTCACTCCGCACCACTCGCGACGGTCGCATCCCCCGTCGGATCGACCGCAACCACTGGCTGTACATCGCCGTCATCGTGGCCGTGGCACTCGGCATCATCGTCGGCCTCGCCGCCCCCGGCATCGCGGTGCAGCTCGAACCCGTCGGCAAGGCGTTCGTCAACCTCATCAAGATGATGATCGCCCCGGTCATCTTCTGCACGATCGTCGTGGGTATCGGCTCGATCGCGAAGGCGGCCACCGTCGGCAAGATCGGCGGCCTCGCGATGATCTACTTCCTGATCATGTCGTCGTTCGCCCTCGTGATCGGGCTCGTCGTCGGCAACATCATCCACCCGGGCGAAGGTCTCGACATCGGGTCGTCGAGCTACCAGGTGGAGGGTGAGGCGAAGAGCACGACCGACTTCGTGCTCGGCATCATCCCGACCACGTTCTTCTCGGCCTTCACCGGCGGCAGCATCCTGCAGGTGCTCTTCGTGGCCCTCCTCGTCGGCTTCGCGCTGCAGGCCATGGGCGAGCGCGGCGCGCGCATCGTCGAGTCGGTGCGCAGCTTCCAGGTGCTGGTGTTCCGCATCCTCGGCATGATCCTCTGGCTCGCCCCGCTCGGTGCGTTCGGCGCGATCGCCGCCGTGGTCGGCAAGACGGGCGTGCAGGCCATCTTCAGCCTCGGCATCCTGATGTTCGCGTTCTACCTCACCTGCTTCCTCTTCATCTCGATCGTGCTCGGCACGCTGCTGCTCGTCGTGGCGCGGATCAACATCTTCCAGTTGATGAAGTACCTCGCCCGCGAGTACCTGCTCATCGTCGGAACCTCGTCGTCGGAGGCCGCCCTCCCGCGCCTCATCGCGAAGATGGAGCACCTCGGTGTCACGAAGCCCGTCGTCGGCATCACGGTGCCCACCGGTTACTCCTTCAACCTCGACGGCACGGCGATCTACCTGACGATGGCGTCGCTGTTCATCGCCAGCGCCATGGGCCAGCCGATGGCGCTCGGCGAGCAGATCGGCCTCATGGTCTTCATGATCATCGCCTCGAAGGGCGCCGCGGGCGTCACCGGAGCAGGACTCGCGACCCTCGCCGGCGGTCTCCAGGCCTACCGCCCCGACCTCGTCGACGGCGTCGGCGTGATCGTCGGCATCGACCGCTTCATGTCGGAGGCCCGCGCCGTCACCAACTTCACCGGAAACGCCGTCGCCACCGTGCTCATCGGCACCTGGACGAAGCAGTACGACGCCAGCCGCGGCCGTGAGGTGCTCGCCGGGCGCCTGCCGTTCGACGAGGCCATGCTCACCGGCGACGGGCACGGCCCCGCCGTCTCGGCGGCCAAGGACGTGGCCGCCGGCGATGAGGTCACCGTCGACACGCAGGCGCTCGACGCCTTCCGCGCCCGGGCTGCAGCGGGCGCCGCGCCGAAGGGCGACGCGTGA
- a CDS encoding HpcH/HpaI aldolase/citrate lyase family protein produces MSSTITSAAVGAESSAPTAARTGAVAFTHARTWLLRSPLIAAAEYPADVLVLDLEDGLPAARKAEGRERALWMLLGSAAGAWLRISPPGTADGLADLDLCRRAGDALGGVVLAMCGGPDDVERVSAVLGDEVPIVPMIESAAALLAAPGIAAHPRTARLAFGTGDFRRDTGMAADRMALAWPRAQLTVASAAAGLPGPIDGPCGDVAAARDAADHALAMGFTGTLALDPAAVAGAHAGFTPSPAAIAQARELAEATPAGDVDGSYAPALARARALLARAAALGAL; encoded by the coding sequence GTGAGCTCGACGATCACGAGCGCTGCGGTGGGGGCGGAGTCATCCGCTCCCACCGCGGCGCGGACCGGCGCCGTGGCGTTCACCCACGCGCGCACCTGGCTCCTGCGCTCGCCGCTGATCGCCGCGGCCGAATATCCGGCGGACGTGCTCGTCCTCGATCTCGAGGACGGTCTCCCCGCCGCCCGGAAGGCCGAGGGGCGCGAGAGGGCGCTGTGGATGCTTCTCGGCTCTGCCGCCGGCGCCTGGTTACGCATCAGCCCGCCCGGCACGGCCGACGGCCTCGCCGATCTCGACCTCTGCCGGCGCGCCGGCGACGCCCTCGGCGGTGTCGTACTCGCGATGTGCGGCGGCCCCGACGACGTCGAGCGCGTCTCGGCCGTCCTCGGCGACGAGGTGCCCATCGTGCCGATGATCGAATCGGCGGCGGCGCTCCTGGCCGCTCCCGGGATCGCCGCGCACCCCCGCACCGCGCGTCTCGCGTTCGGCACGGGCGACTTCCGCCGCGACACCGGGATGGCGGCCGATCGGATGGCGCTGGCGTGGCCGCGGGCGCAGCTGACCGTCGCGAGCGCCGCCGCGGGCCTCCCCGGTCCGATCGACGGTCCGTGCGGAGACGTCGCCGCGGCCCGCGACGCCGCCGACCACGCACTGGCGATGGGCTTCACGGGTACGCTCGCCCTCGACCCGGCCGCCGTCGCCGGCGCGCACGCGGGCTTCACCCCTTCTCCGGCGGCCATCGCGCAGGCCCGCGAACTCGCCGAGGCGACTCCCGCGGGCGACGTCGACGGCTCGTACGCCCCGGCCCTCGCCCGGGCGCGCGCCCTGCTGGCCCGCGCCGCCGCGCTGGGCGCTCTCTAG
- a CDS encoding circularly permuted type 2 ATP-grasp protein: MGDLFDGYGSTLAPRKTASGVPAFDEMFGHPAHPGEAAESRTAYRELYQALAKMTQEELRGRTDSLASSYLAQGVTFDFAGEERPFPLDAVPRVITYDEWSKVEAGVKQRVKALEAFLDDAYGHQHAVRDGVIPARLISSSQYFYRQAAGIRSANGVRIQVSGIDLIRDENGEMRVLEDNVRVPSGVSYVISNRRVMAQTLPELFVSMRVRPVGDYPNKLLAALRASAPPGIEDPNVVVLTPGVYNSAYFEHTLLARLMGVELVEGRDLLTAGGKVFMRTTRGPQRVDVIYRRVDDEFLDPLQFRADSMLGAPGLMLAARLGNVTIANAVGNGVADDKLVYTYVPDLIRYYLAEEPILKNVDTWRLEDPNALEEVLDRLDQLVVKPVDGSGGKGLVVGPDASPSELEKLRKRLLADPRGWIAQPVVMLSTIPTLVEDGMRPRHADLRPFAVNDGEDVWVLPGGLTRVALPEGQLVVNSSQGGGSKDTWIVGGSAPGHVEYGQGVGLAGLVADQAATVTEAIPIIYDGQPAPVVSPHDRPLSRSEQQEQQQQSDPEHGPQAEQQQQQAQDGVGC, from the coding sequence ATGGGCGACCTGTTCGACGGATACGGCTCCACGCTGGCGCCGCGCAAGACGGCGTCGGGGGTACCCGCCTTCGACGAGATGTTCGGCCACCCCGCTCATCCCGGTGAGGCGGCCGAGTCGCGCACCGCGTACCGCGAGCTCTATCAGGCGCTCGCGAAGATGACGCAGGAAGAGCTGCGCGGTCGCACCGACTCGCTCGCGAGCTCGTACCTCGCGCAGGGCGTCACGTTCGACTTCGCCGGCGAGGAGCGCCCCTTCCCCCTCGACGCGGTGCCGCGCGTGATCACCTACGACGAATGGTCGAAGGTCGAAGCCGGCGTCAAGCAGCGGGTCAAGGCGCTCGAGGCGTTCCTCGACGACGCCTACGGCCACCAGCACGCCGTGCGCGACGGCGTCATCCCCGCGCGTCTCATCTCGTCATCGCAGTACTTCTACCGCCAGGCCGCGGGTATCCGCAGCGCGAACGGCGTGCGCATCCAGGTCTCGGGCATCGACCTCATCCGTGACGAGAACGGCGAGATGCGGGTGCTCGAAGACAACGTGCGCGTGCCCTCGGGCGTGAGCTATGTGATCTCGAATCGCCGCGTGATGGCGCAGACCCTTCCCGAGCTCTTCGTCTCGATGCGCGTGCGCCCCGTCGGCGACTACCCGAACAAGCTCCTCGCCGCCCTGCGTGCCTCGGCCCCGCCCGGGATCGAAGACCCGAACGTCGTCGTGCTCACCCCGGGTGTGTACAACTCGGCGTACTTCGAGCACACACTGCTCGCGCGTCTCATGGGGGTCGAGCTCGTGGAGGGGCGCGACCTGCTCACCGCCGGCGGCAAGGTCTTCATGCGAACCACCCGCGGTCCGCAGCGCGTCGACGTCATCTACCGTCGTGTCGACGACGAGTTCCTCGACCCGCTGCAGTTCCGCGCAGACTCGATGCTCGGCGCCCCGGGTCTCATGCTGGCCGCACGCCTGGGCAACGTCACGATCGCGAACGCGGTCGGCAACGGCGTCGCCGACGACAAGCTCGTCTACACCTACGTGCCCGACCTCATCCGGTACTACCTGGCCGAGGAGCCCATCCTCAAGAACGTCGACACGTGGCGCCTCGAAGACCCCAACGCGCTCGAGGAGGTGCTCGACAGGCTCGACCAGCTCGTGGTCAAGCCCGTCGACGGGTCGGGCGGCAAGGGGCTGGTCGTCGGGCCCGATGCGTCGCCCTCCGAACTCGAGAAGCTGCGCAAGCGCCTCCTCGCCGATCCGCGCGGCTGGATCGCGCAGCCGGTGGTCATGCTGTCGACGATCCCCACTCTCGTCGAGGACGGCATGCGTCCGCGCCACGCCGACCTGCGGCCCTTCGCGGTCAACGACGGCGAAGACGTCTGGGTGCTGCCGGGCGGACTCACCCGCGTCGCGCTCCCCGAGGGGCAGCTCGTGGTGAACTCGAGCCAGGGCGGCGGATCGAAGGACACCTGGATCGTCGGCGGATCGGCCCCGGGCCACGTCGAGTACGGGCAGGGCGTCGGACTCGCCGGGCTCGTCGCCGATCAGGCGGCGACGGTGACCGAGGCGATCCCGATCATCTACGACGGACAGCCCGCGCCGGTCGTATCGCCGCACGACCGCCCTCTCTCGCGCAGCGAGCAGCAGGAGCAGCAGCAGCAGTCCGACCCCGAGCACGGTCCGCAGGCCGAACAGCAGCAGCAGCAGGCGCAGGACGGTGTCGGATGCTGA